Within Spinacia oleracea cultivar Varoflay chromosome 4, BTI_SOV_V1, whole genome shotgun sequence, the genomic segment CATCTTATCGAAAATCTAAGAAATCCAAAAAAATCTTATCGAAAatctaagaaaatccaaaaatcttatcgaaaatctaagaaaatccaaaaatcttatcgaaaatctaagaaaatccaaaaatccaTCTATTCTTATCCACATTACTCTTTAAATACACACACATTATCAAACTCATTTCTCACACTCACTTCTCATTATCACACTCTACTATCACACTCTACTATATCTCAAAAAAATGTTATTTGAATACAGTTCAAGCTCAGAATCTGCTGATGAGAATCCATACGGAGAAGTTGATCGAATGGTTGGCGAATTTGTCACTCATCACTTACCAAACACATTCTTTCCACGAGGTCCTAGACTTCGAAATGTGAATGATACCATTCCGATTCCAGCAGATAGAAACCGTGAAGAAGGGCATAACCGCTTGTTTAATGATTACTTTGCGGAAAATCCAGTATATTCAGACAAACAGTTTCGTCGAAGGTTTCGAATGAGAAGACCTTTGTTTTGCCGTATCATGAACAAAgtggttgaaaatgatgttttcttgcAACAGAGAAGAAATGCTGCTGGAAAATTAGGGTTATCAGGATTGCAAAAATGCACTGCAGCTATCAGAATGTTAGCATATGGTTTGGCTCCGGATGCAATTGATGAATATCTGCGAATGGGTGAAACAACTTCAAAAAAATCATTATTACATTTCACTCAAGGGGTAATCAAGCATTTTGAAGAGGATTACCTAAGAAGTCCTACAGATGAAGACTTAAGGAGAATCCTTTATCAAAATGAAATGCGCGGATTTCCAGGCATGATCGGTAGTATTGATTGTATGCACTGGGAATGGAAGAACTGTCCTACCGCATGGAGAGGTCAATACCAAGGACGCAGCGGGAAAGCGTCCCTAATTCTTGAAGCTGTTGCAGATCAAGATCTATGGATTTGGCATTCATTTTTTGGTATTCCTGGTTCATCTAATGACCTTAATGTTCTGCACCGTTCTCCTGtttttgatgatgttttgacaGGTAAGGCACCTCCTATCACTTTTCAGGTGAATGGACATGAATACAACATGGGGTACTACCTCACAGATGGTATTTATCCAAATTGGGCTACGTTCATTCAAGGATTTTCTCGTCCCCAACTTGAAACGGAAAGGTTGTTTGCTAACAGACAAGCGCATGTTCGTAAGGATGTTGAACGTGCATTCGGAGTTTTGCAAGCAAGATTCGCCATTGTACGACAACCATCTCTGGATTACGATGAAGATATATTAGGCGATATAATGAAGGCTTGTATCATCTTACACAACATGATAGTTGAGGATGAACGAGATATGTATGTCCGAGCTGATGTGTTACGAAGGTACTATGAAGAAGATCTTTCGAGCTTAACCGCAACAGTGAATAATGGTGAACCCTTTGAGTTCCAGACTGGACAACCCTACTCCATTAACGCATTATTGGGGAGAATAACAGCTTTGCGTAGCAGTCAAATTCATCACTCTTTGAAAGAGGATTTAATTGAGCATAACTGGCAAAAGTATGGAGGCAATAATCATTAAACTCATGCCTCGAAGAAGAGTTGTTATTTTAGTGGTTGCGTTTGATTTatcgtaattttttttaatcatattTTGGCTTTATAATGTTTTAGTTTATGACATAGTATGTTTAGTCCATCTATTATGTATTTATTCAATTGtgtccctttattttatttaaatttatgaaatattttcaataaaatTTATAGTATTAAAAATAGATATAAAAATAACGTAAATAAAATGATTAacgtaaattaaataatttatcttaactaattgttaaaattcatttaagttattaatataattgaataaATACAAAAAGGATGGAGTATGTGGGAAATAGAAAGTGTGGTGGAGTTTAGTGAATAGTAAAAGTAAAAGTGGTGAggagttttttattttgctcattGGTGAGATGAGTTTGTTGTAACAAAATTTGTATGTGAGGAAAGTGATGTGGAGGAGTAAGAAAGTGGTAGAGAGATAGTGGTGAGGAGTTTTTTTTTCCCATTGATGGGAGTGGTCTTAGGTATCCGTTGCCATGTtatgctttttatttttttgtagaTAGCTTCAAGTGGGTCGATAGAATCAACATTGTCAATCAATTTGCATCACTTCTTCAGTTCTTGCATGGTTTTGATCCCAGTTATGTTGTCGGCAATATAGCAGCTCGTCATATATTGCTTGATGAGGTTATTATAACTATTTTGGTGAATTCTTTCATTATCTTTTTAAGCTTTCATGATGAGATTTtactattttttgaattttacagGATATGCACGTGTTTTTGGTTgactttgggatgatgacgggCGGAATTTTGGGTGACAAAAAAGCTAAAAAGAATGTGCGTTGTTGTGGATCAATTGGATACATGGATTCTCCTTCTCTTTTTGTTGGtatgtttaattattaatatttctacTTCTATTATTATTTCTTTTCCGGATGTGCCTACTTTTTGTGttaattttgcaaattttgTGTGGTATGTATAGGATACATCTTTAAAATGTCATAGTTTGTACATGTATGTATTCGGAAATTTCTTGAAGTTGTTTTACCTTTTTGTTATTTggcaaataaatttatttattttaggtgGATTAATTAACATTATTCGTAGTAATAATTAGTATATGAAGAAACTCAAGAAAATCAAGAATCTTAGAGAGAGATAATCGAAGAGAAATTTTTTATTAACTGAGATTCTTAGCTTGGAGGAAAAGCAAACATTGCTTATATACAAAGCTAGTAAGTAACACTAACTGACTTGTAACAAACTTCTAACTAACTTGCTggaaatatgaaaataaaataaatataaagtGCATATATCCTATACTCCCCCTTCAAGCTGGACTTTGGAAACAAGTCCAAGCTTGGCAGATAAAAATTGATGCCTAGAAGAAGTGAGTGGTTTAGTCAATAAGTCTGCAAGTTGGAGTGAGCAGTTTCAATGAAACCATCCTCTACCTACTCACGAACGTAGTGCATATCCCTCTTCAAGTGTTTGGTCTTGTCATGGAACATAGGATTCTTTGCAAGATGTTCTGCAGAAGTGTTGTCACAAAATAACTTAATAGGCAATGAAATATGAACCTGTAGGTCTTCAAGCAAACCTTCAATCCAAACAAGTTCACTGGCAGTTGCAGACATGCTTCTGTACTCTGCCTCAGCTGATGATTTACTCACACTTCGTTGCTTTTTAGTTTTCCAAGAAACCAGATTGTTTCCAAGAAACACAACATATGCACTTAAAGATCTGCTACTGTACTGACAAGCACTCCAGTCAGCATCACTGTATGCACTTCAACTCTGTATCAGAAGTAGCTGAGTACCATAAACCATTATCCAATGTACCCTTCAAATACTTTAAGACATGAAGAGCAGCTTTGAGATGAGGAACTCTTGGAGAATGgacaaattgacttagatgcTGAACAAAGTAAGACAAGTCAGGTCTTGTGATTCCTAGGTAAAGTAATCTTCCCACAAGCCTTCTATAGACATCAGGATCATCAAGTAAATCTCCATCATCAGTTGATAGTTTTAGACCACAAGAAAGAGGAGCAGGTGCAGTGGTGCATTCTACCATACCAGCATCAGTTAAGATGTCTTGAATATACTTTCTTTGAGAAAGAAAAATACCTTGGTCATTCCTGTGTACCTCTATACCAAGGAAATAAGCAAGAAAACCCAGATCCTTGATTGTAAAAGCTTTGTCTAAGGCAACTTTTACTTCCTCAATTTGAATCTTTGAGGTTCCAGTAATCAGGatatcatccacatagaccAAGATTATCAGAAATTCTTCATTGTGAGTCCTTGTGAACAGAGAATAATCTTGCTTAGACTGCTGAAAATTAAGACTCCTCAAAAATTTGTTTAACTCTTTGTTCCATTGCCTGGAAGCTTGTCTCAAACCATATATGGATCTCTTGAGTTTACAAACTTGTCCAGGCTGAGCTTTAAGGTATCTTGGAGGTGGCTTCATGTAAACCTCCTCATCAATATAA encodes:
- the LOC110793569 gene encoding protein ALP1-like, encoding MLFEYSSSSESADENPYGEVDRMVGEFVTHHLPNTFFPRGPRLRNVNDTIPIPADRNREEGHNRLFNDYFAENPVYSDKQFRRRFRMRRPLFCRIMNKVVENDVFLQQRRNAAGKLGLSGLQKCTAAIRMLAYGLAPDAIDEYLRMGETTSKKSLLHFTQGVIKHFEEDYLRSPTDEDLRRILYQNEMRGFPGMIGSIDCMHWEWKNCPTAWRGQYQGRSGKASLILEAVADQDLWIWHSFFGIPGSSNDLNVLHRSPVFDDVLTGKAPPITFQVNGHEYNMGYYLTDGIYPNWATFIQGFSRPQLETERLFANRQAHVRKDVERAFGVLQARFAIVRQPSLDYDEDILGDIMKACIILHNMIVEDERDMYVRADVLRRYYEEDLSSLTATVNNGEPFEFQTGQPYSINALLGRITALRSSQIHHSLKEDLIEHNWQKYGDSFKWVDRINIVNQFASLLQFLHGFDPSYVVGNIAARHILLDEDMHVFLVDFGMMTGGILGDKKAKKNVRCCGSIGYMDSPSLFVGYIFKMS